One window of the Candidatus Latescibacter sp. genome contains the following:
- a CDS encoding M81 family metallopeptidase produces the protein MAQNNRRGFLTAAGFGALATGAGIASCSGKNAKAAPKRIMVGGFSHETNTFNPRKTTLEIFKKNMSLGTEVLQRGGHMVHGTVGDSIGGFLDVMEMFNVELIGSIRAGEGQGIVTKEAFDYITGVMLDTLDKNPVDAVYLSLHGGGVAEDHPDMEGDTLALIRKKVGPGVPIMFTMDLHCKPTKQMTEVADAVSVYRTYPHVDAFEVGKEIADIMLGTMFGKIKPVMAVRKLPLMIGPPLNVVTSDMPIKLVYDKAKEMERTIPGVLNVCPCHGFMQQDVPTQGAGVLVTVDRDRALAQKLADELGDLMFSYRKDYWVHLPYPDETIRKALELNRKTGKPVAIADGGDNMGAGTPGDGTALLAQILKQGVKKAFVQIWDPESAKKSAAAGAGATVTLDVGGKSDALYGPPVKITGKVAAVSDFSGKENPAARIEANGITILVNTAQIGPNDQKNLRAIGVDPSKYVMVVCKGGFAFRPQYPNTVYEYIMSNTPGYASVDLSTFKFTQIPRPIYPLDTI, from the coding sequence CAGAATAACAGAAGAGGCTTCCTCACAGCCGCCGGTTTCGGGGCGCTGGCGACGGGAGCAGGAATTGCATCCTGTTCGGGTAAAAACGCCAAAGCAGCCCCAAAGCGCATCATGGTGGGCGGTTTCAGTCATGAGACCAATACGTTCAATCCCCGGAAAACCACTCTGGAGATTTTCAAGAAAAATATGAGCCTCGGCACTGAAGTCCTGCAGCGCGGCGGCCACATGGTTCATGGCACGGTCGGGGACAGCATCGGCGGATTTCTGGATGTGATGGAGATGTTCAATGTGGAACTTATCGGCTCCATTCGAGCCGGCGAGGGACAGGGGATTGTTACGAAGGAAGCATTTGACTACATTACCGGGGTTATGCTGGACACGCTCGACAAAAACCCGGTCGATGCCGTTTACCTCAGCCTCCACGGAGGCGGGGTCGCCGAGGACCATCCGGACATGGAGGGAGATACGCTCGCGCTCATCCGCAAGAAAGTCGGTCCCGGGGTGCCCATTATGTTCACCATGGACCTGCATTGCAAGCCCACCAAACAGATGACCGAAGTGGCCGATGCGGTGAGCGTCTACCGCACCTATCCGCATGTGGACGCTTTCGAGGTCGGGAAAGAAATCGCCGATATCATGCTGGGAACGATGTTCGGGAAAATCAAGCCGGTCATGGCAGTGCGGAAGCTCCCCCTCATGATAGGGCCGCCTCTGAACGTGGTCACAAGCGACATGCCCATCAAGCTCGTTTACGACAAGGCGAAGGAGATGGAGCGCACCATCCCCGGCGTTCTCAATGTCTGCCCCTGCCACGGTTTCATGCAGCAGGATGTCCCCACCCAGGGCGCCGGAGTTCTGGTGACTGTGGACCGCGACCGCGCACTGGCCCAGAAGCTTGCGGATGAACTCGGCGACCTCATGTTCTCCTACCGCAAGGATTACTGGGTACACCTTCCCTATCCTGACGAGACCATCCGCAAGGCGCTTGAGCTGAACCGCAAGACCGGCAAACCGGTAGCCATTGCCGACGGCGGCGACAATATGGGCGCGGGAACTCCGGGCGACGGCACCGCGCTCCTTGCCCAGATTTTGAAACAGGGGGTGAAGAAAGCCTTCGTCCAGATATGGGACCCGGAATCGGCAAAGAAATCGGCCGCTGCGGGTGCGGGCGCCACCGTGACTCTGGATGTGGGCGGCAAGTCCGACGCCCTTTACGGCCCGCCGGTAAAAATCACCGGCAAGGTGGCTGCGGTCTCCGATTTCTCCGGGAAGGAGAATCCCGCCGCGCGTATCGAGGCAAACGGCATTACCATCCTTGTCAATACAGCTCAGATCGGCCCGAACGATCAGAAGAATCTGCGCGCCATCGGCGTCGATCCCTCGAAATATGTCATGGTGGTCTGCAAGGGAGGATTCGCCTTCCGTCCGCAGTATCCGAACACTGTTTACGAATACATCATGAGCAACACTCCGGGATATGCCTCGGTGGACTTGAGTACATTCAAGTTCACCCAGATTCCGCGCCCGATTTACCCGCTGGATACTATCTGA
- a CDS encoding M81 family metallopeptidase, with the protein MQRRKFIKRSVSLGALAVTGVAGLVSAPSLAQTGTARSTVRSGRKRVMVGAFAHETNTFNPFITDVDAFKNRARYGTDVLKDSGCIGGFMEIMNQHGQEVECIGAVSSGASPAGTVTAKAFDFVSGAMLDFLDKNQVDAVYLNIHGAMVCENHPDGEGALVEMVRKKVGPNIPIMLTADLHATLTQAKVNNSNSVSVYRTYPHVDMRQCGIETAWVMLKTLRGEIKPVVAFAKRPLMICPPLNVLPNEMPMKLTYDRAREMERTLFGALLACPAQGFMQQDVPECGVGAAVTIDRNREMAQKMADELGDIMFAHRKEYWVHLPDAAEAVSLAMQSKKPPVAISDGGDNIGGGTPGDGTALLREILKQGVDTAFVPIWDAESAGKAAAAGKGTTVSLDVGGKSHPFYGPPVSLTGQVVAVYISADKNDISARVDVKGVSVLLNSRPIGPSDMGRPNALGIYPEKYRMTVCKGGFAFRTTYRPDTYSYILADTPGFTSTGIKNWTYTKVKRPIYPLDDI; encoded by the coding sequence ATGCAGCGAAGAAAATTTATTAAAAGGTCCGTCAGCCTCGGCGCTCTCGCGGTTACCGGGGTTGCCGGGCTGGTTTCTGCACCCTCTCTTGCCCAGACCGGAACCGCACGAAGCACCGTTCGCTCCGGAAGGAAAAGGGTCATGGTAGGCGCTTTTGCCCACGAGACAAACACATTCAATCCTTTCATCACCGATGTCGATGCGTTTAAAAACCGTGCCCGCTACGGCACTGATGTTTTGAAGGACAGCGGGTGCATCGGCGGTTTCATGGAGATCATGAATCAACACGGCCAGGAAGTGGAATGTATCGGCGCAGTGAGCTCCGGCGCCAGTCCCGCCGGGACAGTGACAGCAAAAGCATTTGATTTTGTGAGCGGCGCCATGCTCGATTTTCTCGACAAAAACCAGGTGGATGCCGTGTACCTCAATATCCATGGCGCGATGGTGTGCGAAAACCATCCGGACGGCGAGGGCGCGCTGGTGGAAATGGTTCGTAAAAAAGTTGGGCCGAATATCCCCATCATGCTCACCGCAGACCTCCATGCAACCCTGACCCAAGCGAAAGTCAATAATTCCAACTCTGTCAGCGTATACCGTACCTATCCCCATGTCGATATGCGTCAATGCGGTATAGAAACCGCCTGGGTGATGCTGAAGACTCTGAGAGGCGAGATAAAACCTGTGGTAGCCTTCGCCAAGCGCCCCCTGATGATCTGCCCTCCGCTCAATGTTCTTCCCAACGAGATGCCCATGAAACTTACTTACGACCGCGCCCGCGAAATGGAGCGCACTCTTTTCGGAGCGCTTCTCGCCTGCCCGGCGCAGGGATTCATGCAGCAGGATGTGCCGGAATGCGGGGTCGGCGCCGCGGTGACTATCGACAGAAACCGTGAGATGGCGCAGAAGATGGCAGATGAGCTGGGCGATATCATGTTCGCCCACCGTAAGGAATACTGGGTGCATCTTCCCGATGCAGCCGAAGCGGTCAGTCTCGCCATGCAGTCGAAAAAACCGCCGGTCGCCATCTCCGACGGCGGTGATAACATCGGCGGGGGAACGCCGGGCGACGGTACCGCGCTCCTCCGTGAAATCCTCAAACAGGGTGTAGACACAGCGTTTGTGCCGATTTGGGATGCCGAATCCGCCGGAAAAGCTGCGGCGGCGGGAAAAGGCACAACCGTTTCCCTGGATGTAGGCGGGAAATCCCATCCCTTCTACGGTCCTCCGGTATCTTTGACCGGTCAGGTGGTGGCTGTTTACATTTCCGCAGACAAGAATGATATTTCAGCTCGGGTCGATGTGAAAGGAGTATCCGTCCTGCTCAACTCCCGCCCGATCGGTCCAAGCGATATGGGCCGTCCGAACGCCCTGGGCATCTATCCCGAAAAATACCGGATGACCGTATGCAAAGGAGGCTTCGCTTTCCGCACTACCTACCGGCCGGATACCTACAGTTATATTCTGGCGGATACTCCTGGTTTCACTTCCACCGGGATTAAAAATTGGACGTACACGAAAGTCAAGAGGCCGATCTATCCGCTGGATGATATCTGA
- a CDS encoding SMP-30/gluconolactonase/LRE family protein, with protein MKKPKATPFTACLGLMVCLLAYTAAGNAQNQRTRSDMPNTGVSSNLEPGVVKKLKNLPETELAPGVKGRMYWGRGALVNWMTLAPGAQIPREILPGDRIMVVMKGSVEQFIDGAFVPMIAIEYQRMTPISGNRARNDFVYLAKGAPNALKAGTNGAEILEVYSTLRSDYLKKAGASNVIASSPEGKYSLAPSVRLGKVYNLHDVQFTQLGEGAYSRFIWGRGVQLGFLRMDAGSSMPLQKAPEEETMIVLRGTMDNKVANDARPMGKGDILLLPSGMANSGTVGEFGCDALEVFWPMRPDLDIRNKKLAAYRAIIPEGAEIELVVDGAKKGPGLLYCEGPTWIRGKLYFSSMGYDEKWTGDPAVSATVEMDPNGTYRYISRGIETNGTFPLHNGNLAVCDMYGHRVIEMSTKGEIMRTIADKWDGKRIDGPNDLCVDTKGGVYFTDPQILPPPYMQPGKSVFYVKPNGEVIRMVPPGVMEKPNGLTLSPDNKVLYVNNTHVNYMMAYDVNADGTLSNGRKFGNILVTPEIMDQKSINPQTDGLKTDEKGNVYITTIMGVQIFSPKGEFVGLIHYPLMPVNCCFGGDDGKTFYANCNDKVYRIRTNVKGAPYSLYTGK; from the coding sequence ATGAAAAAACCAAAGGCAACACCGTTTACCGCTTGCCTGGGTTTGATGGTCTGTCTATTAGCGTACACAGCGGCAGGAAACGCCCAGAACCAGCGTACACGCTCCGATATGCCGAACACCGGCGTTTCTTCAAACCTCGAACCCGGTGTGGTGAAGAAACTGAAAAATCTCCCGGAAACCGAGCTCGCTCCCGGAGTCAAGGGCCGCATGTACTGGGGACGGGGAGCGCTGGTGAACTGGATGACTCTGGCCCCCGGCGCGCAGATTCCCAGGGAAATTCTTCCCGGCGATCGGATCATGGTGGTCATGAAAGGCTCGGTGGAGCAGTTCATCGATGGGGCTTTTGTTCCCATGATCGCCATCGAGTATCAGCGCATGACACCCATATCGGGAAATCGCGCGCGCAACGATTTCGTGTATCTGGCCAAGGGCGCCCCGAACGCGCTCAAAGCCGGAACGAACGGCGCTGAAATTTTGGAGGTGTATTCCACGTTACGCTCCGATTACCTGAAAAAAGCTGGTGCATCCAATGTTATCGCCAGTTCTCCCGAGGGGAAATACAGCCTCGCGCCATCGGTCAGGCTCGGCAAGGTATACAATCTCCACGATGTTCAATTCACTCAGTTAGGCGAGGGGGCTTATTCGCGGTTTATCTGGGGTAGAGGTGTTCAGCTTGGCTTCCTGCGGATGGATGCCGGTTCTTCCATGCCTCTTCAAAAGGCCCCCGAAGAAGAAACGATGATCGTCCTCCGCGGTACGATGGATAACAAGGTTGCAAATGATGCCCGCCCTATGGGGAAAGGTGACATTCTCCTTTTGCCCTCCGGTATGGCTAACAGCGGTACTGTCGGCGAATTTGGCTGCGATGCCCTGGAAGTATTCTGGCCGATGAGGCCGGATTTGGATATCCGTAACAAAAAGCTGGCGGCTTATCGCGCCATCATCCCGGAAGGTGCGGAAATCGAGTTGGTAGTTGACGGCGCCAAAAAAGGCCCCGGCCTGCTCTACTGTGAGGGCCCCACCTGGATCCGTGGGAAACTCTATTTCTCCAGCATGGGTTACGATGAAAAGTGGACGGGCGATCCGGCGGTCAGCGCCACAGTGGAAATGGACCCGAACGGAACGTATCGGTATATTTCGCGGGGGATCGAAACGAACGGAACGTTCCCTCTCCATAACGGTAATCTGGCTGTGTGCGACATGTACGGACACCGGGTGATCGAGATGTCCACCAAGGGCGAAATAATGCGCACGATCGCCGACAAATGGGATGGGAAGCGTATCGACGGCCCCAATGACCTCTGTGTGGATACCAAAGGGGGGGTGTATTTCACCGACCCCCAGATTCTTCCGCCGCCTTACATGCAGCCGGGAAAAAGCGTTTTTTATGTTAAACCGAACGGCGAGGTGATCCGAATGGTTCCTCCCGGAGTGATGGAAAAACCCAACGGTCTTACCCTCAGCCCCGACAACAAGGTTCTCTATGTCAACAACACACATGTAAATTACATGATGGCCTATGATGTCAATGCGGACGGCACCCTTTCCAATGGCCGTAAATTCGGGAATATCCTCGTTACTCCGGAAATCATGGATCAGAAGTCAATAAACCCGCAGACTGACGGCCTCAAGACGGACGAGAAGGGGAATGTCTATATCACAACCATCATGGGGGTGCAGATATTCAGTCCAAAGGGCGAATTCGTGGGCCTGATCCATTACCCGCTCATGCCGGTGAACTGCTGTTTCGGCGGCGATGACGGGAAAACCTTCTATGCGAACTGCAACGACAAGGTCTACCGTATCCGCACCAATGTCAAGGGCGCGCCATATTCGCTCTATACAGGTAAATAA
- a CDS encoding two-component regulator propeller domain-containing protein, with protein sequence MNTFIRKRFRFLLAILCVGVCNTSSGFAQEGWTHWTNSNTVNGMVLQGDYLWMKVNEGIIRYNTVDGTYRRFTTADGVPNSQVTPFLVDRSGAVWFGSYDMVCRYNGSSWEYWPKPNSLNSFNGSICSLFDSKGNIWISVGNGVEKFDGQNWKSWIQINNDRHTYALVLKEDIYGNIWIGADNGVYKLENDSWRWFYRNDNAGDISNDIISMTFDLSNNLWVGTPVDVGRFDGKTWLNWVLDPEFANRHVQSLIRDDHGNIWAGTRGGVSRFDGNSWTNWRTKDGITTFVDHLFEDSKGNIWAASKTHEWQTGTAGIYRYDGLSWNWFNMDNGLPGNLAGDILESRDGVVWVGMDKGLFGFQYSKWFTWQWMQSMERSDPLLSIFDDGEGHIWVGTDMGVSRFDGNNWEMLMDYPGHRFAAPTSAAPFIKDTNGKIWVGLAYWDERDGNSPWTIGGVSRYENPGWLRLTRRDLPFWPGLTRALLVDREGYLWAGTETDYEYSGIEGAVRFDGVAWKTWMSPQKGYSALRSTYTFLQSSRGTIWAGTENGAMSYDGVSWRHYTETEGLYKGAVPFIIEDREQRIWALSVPGYRISSGNYGGGLNRFDGEHWTQVEGLPDTAVTCMLLDRQGKIWVGAQNGVSRLDNGQWKTWRTGYELGRGYVSSLGVDKDNVIWVGMRPEKNKQKIETGGGISRFDGQKWQTWTTADGFPSNTVTCITVDSANDIWVGMSGGISRFSNQGTQVTVNTSILWAMQISSIHPNPFNLSTAIEFTLPHSEKVSLIIYSVTGQKVRELVSGNLTAGEHTAVWDGRDNAGRPVSSGVYLTRLCTGQAAAMRRMVLLK encoded by the coding sequence ATGAATACCTTTATTCGAAAAAGATTCCGATTCCTGCTTGCCATCCTTTGTGTTGGAGTTTGCAACACTTCATCAGGATTTGCCCAGGAAGGCTGGACCCATTGGACAAATTCCAATACGGTGAACGGAATGGTTCTCCAGGGCGATTATCTCTGGATGAAAGTGAACGAAGGTATAATTCGGTATAACACTGTCGACGGGACTTATAGACGGTTCACCACTGCTGACGGTGTTCCGAACTCGCAAGTGACACCTTTCCTCGTTGACCGTTCAGGCGCTGTTTGGTTCGGAAGCTATGATATGGTATGCAGATATAACGGTTCAAGTTGGGAATATTGGCCGAAACCTAATTCTTTGAATTCTTTTAACGGCAGCATCTGTTCTCTCTTTGACAGTAAAGGAAATATTTGGATCTCTGTAGGGAATGGAGTCGAAAAATTTGATGGGCAAAACTGGAAAAGCTGGATACAGATAAACAACGACCGGCATACATATGCGCTCGTGTTAAAGGAAGATATTTACGGAAACATCTGGATCGGGGCCGATAACGGAGTTTACAAGCTGGAAAATGATTCCTGGCGATGGTTCTACCGTAATGATAATGCCGGTGATATTTCGAACGATATAATTTCCATGACTTTCGATCTCTCGAATAACCTTTGGGTAGGAACTCCGGTTGATGTAGGGCGTTTTGATGGTAAAACATGGTTAAACTGGGTGTTGGACCCTGAATTTGCAAATCGGCACGTCCAGAGCCTTATCAGAGATGACCACGGCAATATATGGGCTGGTACTAGAGGCGGTGTAAGCCGGTTTGACGGAAATTCATGGACAAACTGGAGAACGAAGGATGGCATTACAACTTTTGTAGATCACCTTTTCGAGGATTCGAAAGGAAATATCTGGGCGGCATCTAAGACACACGAATGGCAAACCGGCACTGCGGGGATATATCGTTACGACGGTCTATCCTGGAATTGGTTTAATATGGACAATGGATTGCCGGGGAATTTGGCAGGTGATATCCTGGAGAGCCGTGACGGTGTTGTATGGGTTGGTATGGATAAAGGCCTCTTCGGATTTCAATATTCGAAATGGTTTACATGGCAATGGATGCAATCTATGGAACGATCCGATCCTCTTCTCTCTATTTTCGATGATGGAGAAGGTCATATTTGGGTAGGAACCGATATGGGGGTCAGCCGTTTTGACGGGAACAATTGGGAGATGCTGATGGATTATCCAGGCCATCGATTCGCTGCGCCAACCTCTGCTGCGCCTTTTATAAAGGATACAAACGGAAAAATATGGGTCGGCCTGGCGTATTGGGATGAACGTGACGGCAATTCTCCATGGACAATAGGGGGAGTGAGCCGATATGAGAATCCAGGTTGGTTACGGCTCACAAGAAGGGATCTGCCATTCTGGCCGGGTCTTACTCGTGCTCTATTAGTTGATCGTGAAGGATACCTCTGGGCGGGAACAGAAACGGATTATGAGTATTCCGGGATCGAAGGCGCCGTTCGTTTTGATGGCGTGGCCTGGAAAACATGGATGTCCCCACAGAAAGGCTACTCCGCACTGAGAAGCACCTATACCTTCCTTCAAAGCAGCAGAGGAACTATCTGGGCAGGAACAGAGAACGGGGCAATGAGTTACGATGGCGTCTCCTGGCGTCATTATACCGAGACTGAAGGACTTTATAAAGGAGCAGTACCCTTCATTATCGAAGATCGGGAACAGAGAATCTGGGCTTTATCGGTGCCCGGTTATCGCATAAGTTCAGGTAATTACGGGGGCGGCCTCAACCGCTTTGACGGCGAACACTGGACACAAGTGGAGGGACTGCCGGACACCGCGGTCACCTGTATGCTGCTCGACCGTCAGGGGAAAATATGGGTTGGCGCTCAGAACGGAGTAAGCCGCCTTGATAACGGTCAGTGGAAAACCTGGCGGACCGGTTATGAACTTGGACGGGGCTATGTTAGCTCTCTTGGTGTGGACAAGGACAATGTGATATGGGTGGGCATGCGCCCTGAAAAGAATAAACAGAAGATAGAGACTGGCGGTGGAATATCACGTTTCGACGGGCAAAAATGGCAGACATGGACAACCGCCGACGGATTCCCATCGAATACTGTTACCTGCATCACTGTGGACAGCGCAAACGATATATGGGTGGGTATGAGCGGTGGTATCTCACGTTTTTCCAATCAGGGCACACAGGTAACGGTGAATACATCGATACTCTGGGCTATGCAAATCTCTTCCATACATCCCAATCCATTCAATCTTTCGACAGCCATCGAGTTCACTTTGCCTCATTCGGAGAAAGTGAGTCTCATCATATACTCTGTCACCGGACAGAAAGTGCGAGAGTTGGTTTCCGGCAATCTGACCGCCGGAGAGCATACCGCTGTCTGGGATGGCCGCGATAATGCGGGACGGCCTGTATCTTCCGGGGTTTACCTGACCAGACTTTGCACCGGCCAGGCAGCAGCTATGAGACGCATGGTTCTTTTGAAGTAA
- a CDS encoding SWIM zinc finger family protein, with translation MGKNKEEIEARDITIADVFSKKSLIEHAGERSYGRGIEYFEEGRVKGLVEDHGCVNATVKGNRKYRVKLWIVGKSLQGSCTCPYGEEGNFCKHCVAVGLEWLENRNPLKEKGGKTPQQKTTLNDVESYLSQLPKDDLVVLLMEQVRRDELLRDRLILKTARSLSTGIDIGAYYVAIDNAFVIPDYEDDGESWDYGEVIDTVVDTIEELLKDGFAAEVINLTEHAFSRFDENMRCMEDFYGYTSDVQMRVRDIHLRACKKARPDPEKLAGKLFEWQMRIENGMFDGALEDYSPVLGKKGVAIYRKLAEEEWSKIPPLKPGKSDPVTMYSGKRHTITNIMESLAGITGNIEDLVAVKIRDLSNAYSFLGIAELYKNAGKPDMAFAWAEKGLKAFPRETDSRLRDFLVEEYHLRGRHDEEMGLVWADFLDRPSLGALEKLHHFATRDNTWSVWREKALHTLWEKAERELKSRKKTAWGWTNYTDRSLLVEIFLWEKDPETAWREAKEGGCSNTLWLRLANERAESQPEDAIEVYRLHIENRVQQKNNQSYEEAVQYIQKINKLMQGLGKDAEFLRYIAEVRAAHKPKRNFMKLLDQGKWV, from the coding sequence ATGGGGAAGAACAAAGAAGAGATCGAAGCCCGCGATATTACGATAGCGGATGTTTTTTCAAAAAAATCTTTGATCGAACATGCCGGTGAACGTTCATACGGACGAGGCATTGAATACTTTGAAGAGGGAAGAGTAAAAGGGCTTGTCGAAGATCATGGCTGTGTAAACGCAACGGTCAAGGGTAACAGAAAATACAGAGTAAAACTCTGGATTGTGGGGAAAAGTCTCCAGGGTTCCTGCACCTGTCCGTACGGGGAAGAAGGAAATTTCTGCAAGCATTGTGTGGCGGTCGGGCTGGAATGGCTGGAAAACCGAAATCCTTTGAAAGAAAAAGGCGGGAAAACTCCGCAACAAAAGACCACGCTGAATGATGTGGAAAGCTACCTTTCTCAGCTTCCGAAGGACGACCTGGTTGTACTTCTCATGGAGCAGGTCCGCAGGGACGAGCTTTTGAGGGATCGGCTCATTCTTAAAACGGCGCGGAGCCTTTCTACCGGAATAGACATCGGCGCTTACTATGTCGCCATTGACAATGCGTTCGTTATTCCCGATTATGAAGATGATGGCGAATCCTGGGATTATGGTGAGGTAATCGATACGGTTGTGGACACGATAGAGGAACTTCTAAAGGATGGATTCGCCGCTGAGGTGATCAATCTCACGGAACATGCTTTTTCCCGGTTCGATGAGAACATGAGGTGTATGGAAGATTTCTACGGTTACACAAGCGATGTTCAGATGCGTGTCCGGGATATTCACCTTCGGGCGTGTAAAAAGGCTCGCCCGGACCCCGAGAAGCTGGCGGGAAAATTGTTTGAATGGCAGATGCGAATAGAAAATGGTATGTTCGACGGCGCTTTAGAAGATTATTCACCGGTTTTGGGAAAGAAAGGCGTTGCAATTTACCGTAAACTCGCTGAAGAGGAATGGTCGAAAATCCCCCCGTTGAAGCCGGGCAAGAGTGACCCTGTTACGATGTACTCCGGCAAACGTCATACGATAACCAACATCATGGAATCGCTGGCCGGTATTACGGGAAACATCGAGGATCTGGTAGCAGTGAAAATCCGAGACCTCTCCAATGCCTATTCATTCCTCGGAATTGCGGAATTGTATAAAAATGCCGGCAAGCCCGATATGGCGTTCGCATGGGCCGAAAAAGGCCTGAAGGCGTTTCCCAGAGAGACTGATTCCCGTCTCCGGGATTTTCTCGTGGAGGAGTACCACCTCCGGGGCCGTCATGACGAGGAAATGGGTCTTGTCTGGGCGGATTTCCTCGATCGCCCGTCTCTTGGCGCCTTAGAGAAGCTCCATCATTTTGCAACGCGGGATAATACCTGGAGCGTTTGGAGAGAAAAGGCGCTCCATACCCTTTGGGAGAAAGCGGAGCGTGAACTCAAATCTCGTAAAAAAACAGCCTGGGGGTGGACGAATTACACCGACAGGTCTCTTCTTGTAGAGATATTCCTATGGGAAAAGGATCCGGAAACAGCTTGGCGTGAGGCAAAAGAAGGCGGATGCTCAAATACTCTGTGGCTCAGGCTGGCTAATGAGCGCGCCGAATCGCAACCCGAAGATGCTATCGAGGTTTACCGTTTACATATTGAGAACAGGGTGCAACAGAAAAATAATCAGTCCTACGAAGAGGCTGTTCAGTACATCCAAAAAATAAACAAACTCATGCAAGGTCTTGGGAAAGACGCAGAATTTCTCCGATACATAGCCGAAGTACGCGCCGCCCACAAACCGAAGCGTAATTTCATGAAACTGCTCGACCAGGGGAAATGGGTGTAA
- a CDS encoding cobalamin-dependent protein (Presence of a B(12) (cobalamin)-binding domain implies dependence on cobalamin itself, in one of its several forms, or in some unusual lineages, dependence on a cobalamin-like analog.), with product MKILLINTNRYRTPPVPPLGLEYLSDALRYTRHRCQILDLCFAEDPVEALKNAIRDFIPDIAGLTIRNIDTVLFENNIFFLDEIKSYASLLKDRGVPVILGGAGYSFIPEGVLRYIGADYGIYGPGEKALPYFLDLYDKNPPPQGTVLNGWEMGIYPDLEINRENGIDHARYVREGGLIGFETQKGCLERCSYCSEGRGRVLYKNPDRIVGELTGMVESGFDTYHLCDTEFNQDLDYCRAFLEAFIRRGLKIRWALYMKSAPFSDDLFRLLERSGANLITLSLPTGEKYLEHTREIRRLTVKYGIRLAVDFLCGFPGETVEMVRNTVETLREIAPDTVGVNSTIRLSPGIAVTKKALSSAEHRERLKGAITDNPDLVRPVFYNHITADMLREIIGDDPLFHIEGFERTSNYERI from the coding sequence ATGAAAATTTTACTCATCAATACCAACCGCTACCGGACGCCGCCGGTTCCTCCGCTGGGGCTTGAATATCTGTCCGATGCCCTCAGGTACACCCGCCATCGATGCCAGATTCTCGATCTCTGCTTTGCAGAAGACCCAGTGGAAGCACTAAAGAACGCCATTCGCGACTTCATCCCCGATATAGCCGGACTGACCATCCGCAACATCGATACAGTGCTTTTCGAGAACAACATTTTCTTCCTGGACGAGATAAAATCGTATGCCTCACTCCTGAAAGACAGGGGAGTACCGGTCATTCTCGGCGGCGCGGGATACTCTTTTATACCGGAAGGGGTTCTCCGGTATATCGGAGCCGATTACGGCATCTACGGTCCCGGGGAGAAGGCGCTGCCATACTTTCTTGATCTCTACGATAAGAATCCTCCGCCGCAGGGAACGGTACTGAACGGCTGGGAGATGGGCATCTACCCCGATCTTGAAATCAACCGTGAGAATGGAATCGACCACGCCCGCTATGTCCGTGAAGGCGGTCTTATCGGTTTCGAGACTCAGAAAGGCTGCCTCGAGCGCTGTTCGTACTGTTCGGAAGGAAGAGGCCGGGTTCTGTACAAAAATCCGGATCGAATCGTCGGTGAGCTGACCGGTATGGTGGAGAGTGGTTTCGACACCTACCACCTCTGCGACACCGAATTTAACCAGGACCTGGATTACTGCCGGGCTTTTCTTGAAGCTTTTATCCGAAGGGGGCTGAAAATCCGCTGGGCGCTTTACATGAAAAGCGCGCCCTTTAGCGATGACCTGTTCCGTCTCCTGGAAAGGAGCGGGGCGAACCTTATCACCCTTTCATTGCCGACCGGCGAAAAGTACCTGGAGCATACTCGTGAGATACGGCGCCTCACGGTAAAATACGGCATTCGGCTGGCGGTGGATTTTCTCTGCGGCTTTCCCGGCGAAACCGTAGAAATGGTGCGAAACACTGTGGAAACACTGCGGGAAATCGCCCCGGATACGGTGGGAGTGAACAGCACCATAAGGCTGAGTCCTGGAATTGCAGTCACTAAGAAAGCGCTGTCCTCGGCTGAACACAGGGAAAGACTCAAGGGAGCGATAACAGATAATCCCGACCTGGTCCGCCCGGTGTTCTATAACCATATTACGGCGGATATGCTCCGGGAGATAATCGGCGACGACCCCCTGTTCCATATCGAGGGATTCGAGCGGACATCGAATTATGAGAGGATATGA